AAGAATTATGAAGGATAATCCCATTCATAATTGTTtctagaaaaatattaaaatactttCACGAATATTTTAATTAGGGTCTctttatggaaaatatttttattttttcatttaaaatttattaaataattacaAAGTTGTCTTTTTAGTTTTATGTTTTCTAAGATTTATGTAGGGAATCTAGAAAGCAGTAAAAGGATGAGTTCTCATTTAGAACATATAAAGCTAGTAACGCCTCTAAATAATAAGATACTATGATGAAGATAAGTTTTCATTTAGAAAGATAATATCATTAAAAAAGGAGAATTCAAAGCAAGATATAGTGAGGGTAAAACTCCTCCCGCaataaagaaaatataagaaaactaTTCGCAGAGAAAATACAAGAACACTCTTCCCACCAAGCCGAATTTATTTGGCGAAAACTAAGATTAGATGCGTTTTGTAAGGTAGAGTAACAATCAAAAGAGTGGAAGCCACTCTTGGTTAGGAGTTCTGTTGGGCGGCCACGCAATTATTTGGTGAAGACTTGGATCAGACTTTCTCACATCCATGACTAATCCAGTGTAGAAGTTTAAAATAGCACCATTATTTCTGAACATCCACTGTTGGCCAGCCGATGCAGAACTGCAGCTACGAAGATTGACGATGTTCAAGTCACTGGAAGACTCATCAGTATTACAAGAAAGACACAGATCTCGATTCTCTTGAGGTCGTATAGAACGATCTGGGTAGAGAGCCCACTTTTGGCTCGCCTTGTTTGACACACATTTCTCCAACCACACGCCGTTTCCAGTTGCTTGCAAGCAAAGATCGTTAAGCCCCACAATAGAACTTGCCACGAAGGGCTCCGAGAAATTGGATGCGAGCCAACTCTGGCTGGTGTAGTACTGGTTGACCTTCACTTTGAGCTGGGTTGCCTTGGTCCCGGATTCCGCAGTCAAAACAAGTGAAGAGTCGGAATTTATGATGGTTCCATTGTCCCATACTTTCCATCGAGTGGCAGCTGTTGTAGCTTTGCTGCAATCATAGATCATTACGGTGGACAAGTGAGTGAACCGACCGAAAGAAGAACTCAAGCACTTTCCATTGGATCGAATAGTCCCATCTCTCTTCAAGCTCCACAGCTGATTCGCATCCGTATTGGATTTACACGGCCACAAAATTATCGGGTCTCCGTCATTGTAATGTCCACCGCTCACGTCGGCACACAGTCCATCTCGACCGCTGATGCGCACCGTTGGCTCTGGATCTGCACAAGTTTTGTCATTATTGCGAAAGAATGAACCGCCGGCGACTGACCGGAGGTAGGAAGACCGAGGCGTCGGTGGTTTCGCACAGATGTACATCATGACTCCGATGACGGAAACTATGTCGGGCATCACGTTGGTGATGTagaaacggtcataattttgtcTTTGCAATTGAATTTGGCGGTGAAAGACGCCGTCCTCGTTGGTTTGCTGGACGGCTTCGGAGAGGTCTTGCCAGTTGTTAATGAGGCTGACCACAGCAGCGTTGCGGTTGAAGCTTCCATACTCGCCGTTTCCAATGGTTCCGGCGAGTGTTCGCTGGATGTACGGGAACCGCACCGCCTCGGAGATCATGATGATGCAAATTATAAGGGACCGGGCCAGATTGGATTGGTCCCCCTGGGTGTCGGAATCATGGACCAATGTGTGGATGGATTCGTCTAGCTGGTTGAATCCCAAGGTAATGTCGTCTAGGTACTGAAATCCTGCTATTGGCCGGAGCTGCGTGTAGTCGCCGGTGAAAGTGAAGGTCCGTTGATCTGTACCGTCGAAGAGATTCTCGGTTGCTTCGGACGGAACGCCGCGGAAGAAGTAGGAACGGTCTCCGACGCGGTAACCCACCACGTACAGATCGGTAACGTCTATGGCCAGCGTCACCGACTCCTCTGCCATGTTGGTAAGTTCCACCAGAAGGAACCGCTGGGTGTCCGGCACCGTGCCGCGCTGACGCAGCACTGGTATTCCGTGCCGCGTGTCGTCCGGATTAGCGACTCTGCTTCGGAGAAGTTTCACGAACTCGTTGTAATCTCTTCTGTCGAGGCCGCTGGTGCTGAATCTTACCGTGGGATAGTTAAGTCGGAGTCCTGGAGATGCGTAGATTGGGATCGCATCAGTTCTACTTGGAGGTTGACCTGGTGGTGTGGTTTGGTGATGATCGGGAGTCCTCCACCACAACCAGGCGGCCACCACCACCACCAGCACCATCACTATTTTGCTTCTTACTACCTTCCCAATAGAATCTAATACACTgttctccatctctcaatctctcctcTTAACACCACTCTGCTTcaccccatatatatatatatatatagagagagagagagagagagagacatgtgCATCGATCCGGAAGCCGCCGCTGACCcactattttcttttcttttattattaaataaaataatgtatttattattattaatttaaacttTTGGTCTGGATCATACTATGTGAAGAAACTTTTTGCTTGAAAGAAGAAATCAAAAGGTTGCATTCCGAAACTTTTTGCTTGAATTCTATCTCAACTAAAATTTAGAAGAAGTTTAATAGGAGAATTTTTTTAAACTTGAAAAGAAGACAGCCTAAAATTTTCAATCAAGTGCTCCATTTAGTTTTTTTATGGAGCAAAATCGCTGCTACTTTAAATTTTTCTTAAGATAGAATATTTATATTTGCTGGATTGACGTTAGATTCTTCTAATCTTAGTCTTTAGTCGTTTATTTAGGATTGTTTGCATATTTTCTTCTctgttttccttttctttataaCTGTACACTTTCTTTTTGCTCAATAAAACTTTTCATATTTGAGGTGAACATGAAtcctaattttaaatttgaattcatgcttatTCCTACATCATACTCTTGatactattttcaaaattttaaattgttgaagatttcatatatataaatatacatatatacatatatataaagaaaaagagagaaaaataaaaaaataacaatgtgATAAACAATTGTAAGGATGCCTATTTTAGCTAGTTGCAATATTTTAATCAACTgctataattttaaatttatatatatatatataaattattattattatttcttctcTAGCAATTACATATAACTATTGAACGTGTGTGTGTGTAGTGTTTTTAGAGTAACTTTcactaaaattttcctaaattctgaataccctaaatagcccataaaagcctaaattattaaacttacccctatttaagattggtaccccggagctccaacTTGAAAACCCGCTCCtgttaaattgtagagaatctctccacgaATTTGCTAAGAGTTTCTGTTCGCCAATtgagcttaagatttaagaaaaattgaggtaaaagtgagaattagCCTTACTCCAGAAGATATGCTTACGTTGctctcacgacaaatctgcttcggtagatatgtcggtggcaaAAAATGGAGTCCGAtgatattttctgatttttaatCGGGCGAAAATTAGTcgaaaaattgaagagagtgaTAGAGAGAGACGAAGGAGAGACTAGAGTTACGGAGCCTTTGGATTTCAGAGAGAAATCCGGAAGCTTCAAATTGAAGCTTCAGGTtacattttctatatatatatatatattataatatcattttatattatattattttaattatttattattatttaattaattattattttttattttttatattttaattagttaattaattaatttttttttaggatcattctACTAAtcttgtttaattattttttgcaTTATTACACATAGAATGCGCACGTAATGCTTGACCAtgacgtgtgtgtgtgtgtgtacactcTTATGAATTCCTAAATAAGCATACGTGAGTTCATACTGAATGTATATGAGCATTGACATgtttatctcttttattttttatagcaaATGAAATTTCACCAAGAAGGAAAGAATTTACAAGAAAAAATAAGATATTTCCCAATAAAAATTTGGGacaaaatagaaagaaaaaaaactaagaacaacaaaaatagaaaaaaaatcaaaccaGCAAGTTAATAAGATATTTTCCAATAAAAATTTGGGACAAAACGGAAAAAAGAACTAATaacaaaaaaaagagaaaaaaaatcaaaccaGCAAGTTCCTCCAGTCTCTTTGTAAATCTAGAATACTAGCACCCTTAAAAATTTCAAACCTAAGACACCATAAAGAATCCATACACTAAATCTTTTCCCACACTAGTGTCTAGTTTGACTTCTTTCCAAAAATTATCTGTGCATTATGCTCCAGCCATAAACCCCACAAGACTACAAAGATGCCACacttccttccttcttccaaaacctGCAAAGGAAATGGCTAACAAATCTTCCACCAAAGGAGGACAAACCCAACTCTTTTCCATGAAACCGAATAGTttgttccaaatcctccaagcaaaTTCGCAATGCAAAAGAAGATGGGATGTCATCTTGGAAATCGTAGCAGAGCATGCAAGCATCTGGAGAGAGAGACTTCAAAGGTCACCTTATCTGCaccaagttattggtattaatcgTGGATCGTGGTCGTTGGTGGCAATCAACGATGGTAGTGGCTGTTGGTCATCAGATGTGGTTGCGCAGatagtttgaactttgaaaaTTAAAACAATGAAAATTATGAAGGTGAAACCCTAAGATCTGAGAATTGAGAGGGGTTGCTTCCTGAATCTTGCTTGTGGTCGTTTGGGCTATTGGCCATAGGCTGTGAAGAGCTGGCATAAATAATAGGTCGCGTGGGCATTGTAGGGCTGCCGACGCACTGGGCGTTCCATACTTGGGTTGTGGGCTGTGGGCactgactcacttctaaaaacgagtagcactagggctatcccaagtataagagtttcGTCGTGCAATAATTAACCCAAAAAGGTcaaatcatctcctcagggaatgcatatTAGCTTTAAACTAGCGcaaaataggaaaaagaaaataagaaaataacttTACTGAAtatggttcagattcgaaatttTGGGGGTTTTGAAACTTTGTGGtgaaattgaaacaaattaaaacctaaaCAAGAACATAACGTGCATAAACAGGAGAATAACTAACatacaattaaacaaataaattaactaaGCTAACCTAGTACAATCCATTCAACCATCTTAACAAACTATAACAAAATCAACCTAAATTAACTAAGCTAACCTAAACAGAAGTCCTTCAACAATATAATAACCTAAACACCCTACTTGAACAAATACTTAAATCCAACATTAATTTTAAATAGATGCAGTGAGTAAACTCAACACAAAGTATCACTTAAACTAGATTTAACgactttaattaaaaaaaaaaaaaaaagctaactttaataataaaaacaaccaaaataaaatttcattccaaCAAGTATTTAAGATTCAGAACTAAAAGAGAGAAAGTAAAAGCAACCACTCTAAATACCCCAAACAAAagttaaacaaatattaaaatgGCACAAAGAGAGAGATAgtgaacccaaaaaaaaaaaaatctttttaaaagTGAAATGGattaacaaatattaaaatggcacaaagagagagagtgaacaaaaaaaaaaatctctttaaCAGGGAAATTGATTAATGCACCAACCAACTCAAACagaaatttaaattcaacattGACTCCAAATACGAATATTCAATGTCATGATTCAccaaaactaaatattaaaacatGTATTGAAtgacaaaatgaaaataaataacaataaacaaGCTAACaaaaaaactagagagagagaaagagaataaaCTCAACAATAATGGAAATGAAAGTGTTCAATGCATCAATCAATATAAACTCAACATTAAACTAtccattaaaataataataaggtgCACAACAAATAAAGAAGCCCCCCAATCACGTGCACTGTAGCTTGCCAAGAAACCCTATTCCTCGTAGCCTTTTCTTCCCtttctttcttttgctttttGCTTTTCCTTTACTACCCTCCCTCTGCCAGTGCACAGGCCTCACTTTGGccagcacacacacacaagccCCTTGTTTTTTTGaattgcatggccgggtcacatcaagacccggcccacttcaattttttttttattttattttcttgttttttttttatccccTAGTGCACAAGtctaatttcaatatttttaaaactcataTCTCTCAAAGttcgaaaaaaaaaaagtcgTAGAGCACTTCGTAGTGAGCATTTTGTATTATTACAGTGTCTATTCTTGTTTCATTGCATTTGCTGGCTTATTCTATTCCGATCTTtaatgggacaaatttctctAACTGGAATGAACAGATTCAGTTTCGCCTTGGTATTCGATATGGACTTAGTTCTGTGAATGGATAAACCGACTGCTATTATTGAAACCAGGAGTCCAAAACAGTAAGCTTTGTATAAATCATGGGAAAGGTCGAACAGATTAAGTATGATGTTTATGCGAATGTGTatagcaaataatattaaatcaataCTCCCTCAAATAGATAACgcaaaggaatatcttaaggcaGTGGAAGATAGATTTCGCTTAGCTGATAAGTCCCTTGCAGGAAGGTTGATGGCTGAACTAACCACAATGAAATTTGATGGCAGCAAAGGAATGAATGAATATGTCTTAGAAATGACTAATCTGGCCGCTATACTTAATACTTtgggaatgaatgttaatgaaagctTCCTTATtcagtttattttgaactctttgcctcctTAGTATGGGtcttttcagattcactataacacaattaaagaaaaatggaacgTGAATGAATTCGCAAGCATGTTAGTTCAAGAAGAGGAAGGACTCAAACAACAGGGACAACATTCAGTAAATGTCATGAGTCACGCAGCtgaaagtaaaggaaagaaaataaagaaaagtttaaagaaagatccattgaaggtgACGAGTACTTCGTATGGTGGTGAGGCTCGCAAGAAGGAACATTATGATCCCAAGTGTTACTTTTGTCGTGGCTGtgggcatttaaagaaaagtTGCCCGAAACGTAAAGCAtggttcgaaaagaaaggtaAGTCTTTAacttatgtatgtttcgaatcaaacatgacacaagttccttctaacacttggtggattgactctggttctactgttcatgtttccaattTGATGCAGGGATACCGTACGATCCAGAGTGTAAAGGAAAATGAACACATGATAGTCttggggaatggaaatcaagtgcCTGTTATGGGTGTTGGAACTGTTCAGTTGTATCTTGAATTGGGTCATTGTTTAGACCTGTTTGATACTTTGTAtgttccaaatatttctaggaacttaatttccatgtcTAGATTAGATAATGGTAgttatggtttgtattttgaacataaaggttttcgtcttatgaaaggtgacttatgtgttggctctggtattttgtatgaggggttgtataaatttaatcttaataaAAAGTTTGCTGAAACACTCCTCACTCTGCATCATAATATTAGAACTAAGCGTAATAAAATAAACAAGAATTCTTTTTTTCTTGTGGCATAACCGATTGGGTCATATATCTAGGGAAAGAATGAAGAGATTGGTAAAGGATGGGGTTTTCACGAACCTTGATTGTACTGATTTCGATGTATGTATtaattgcattaaaggaaagcaaactaaacatacaaagaaaAGAGTCACAAGAAATAAGAATCTACTGGAAATTGTTCATACTGATGTATGTGGGCCTTTTGACTCACCATTTTTaggtggagaaaagtattttatcacctttattgatgatttttcacggtATGACTATATCTATTTATTGCATAAAAAGTCTCAGGTAATAGATGCTTTAAAGGCATATGTTGCTGAAGTGGAGCGACAATTAGATAGGAAAGTAAAAATCATTAGATCTGAcagaggtggtgagtattatggtaggtatgatggcATAAAACAATGTCCAAGACCATTTTCTAAATTCCTAAAACAgcatggtatttgtgctcaatatACAATGTCTGGTACGcctcagcagaatggtgtggctaaAAGACGAAATCGTACTTTTATAAaaaatggttaggagtatgttgagTAATTCCTCAGTACCCACTTCATTATGGATGGAAGCCCTTAAAATAGCAGTGTATGTGCTAAATCGGGTTCCTAGTAAGGTAGTtcagaaaactccttttgaattgtGGACGAGAAGGAAACCGAGTTTAAGACACTTTCATGTTTGGGATTGTCTAGCAGAGATTAGAGTCTATAATCCAAATGAAAGTAAATTGGATTCAAGGACTGTGAGTAGGTATTTTATTGGATACCCAAAAAAGTctaaagggtataggttttactgtcctaatcatagtatgagaatagttgaatctagtaatgcaaagttccttgaaaatggtgaaatcagtgggagtgatatatcatgaaatgtggtcattaaagaaattcaagttcctataccgatatctagacctttaacaTGCATCATTGTTCCTTTAGTTGTTGAAAGGCATGAAAACACTAAACAACAATCTAATGATGTATCACTTGgtaatgaaaatgtcaccatcgagccaattgcagaacaatcagaagaaatagcattaaggagatctcaaagagtaaGGAAACCAGCTATTTCTGATGATTATTTAGTATATCTACaataggttgattatgatttaggAACTAGTAAAGATCCGGTTACGTTTTCACAAGCCAATGAAAGTGatgattctgaaaagtggattaatgccataaatgatgagttgaaatctatggaacaAAATAAAGTGTAGGACGTTATTGATTTGCCTAATGGATTTAAAAtagttgggtgtaaatgggtctttaagaccaaacacgattgtaatggcaacattgaacgatataaagtAAGATTTTTAGCCAAGGGTTTCACTCATAGGgaaggtgttgattataaagagacgttTTCTTCTGTGTCTAAAAAGGACTCTCTTAGAATCATCATGGttttggtggctcattttgatttagagttgcaccaaatggatgtgaaaactacctttctaaatgggaatttagatgaagaggtatatatggatATTCCTAAAGGTTTAATGATTAAAGGAAAGGAGCACAtggttttttaaattaaaaaaaatcaatatatggacttaaacaagcttccaggCAATGCTATTTTAAGTTTCATGATACCATCATGACCTTTGGTTTTAAAGAAAATACTGTTGatcaatgtatatatatttaaaggtaagtgggagcaagtttatctttctgattctatatgttgatgatattttacttgtCAGTAATGATCTTGGCTCATTGAATGATACtaagagatttctttctatgaactttgaaatgaaagatatgtgTGAGGTAACTTAtgtgattggaattgaaatattcCGGGATAGATCACTTGGACTGTTAGGATTGTCTCAaaaaggatatattaataaagttctagaaagatttcatatggctgattgtaaaccaactcctgctcctatttgtaaaggCGACAAGTTCAGTGTAAAAGATTGTCCACATAATGAATTCGAaaagaaaagtatggaaaatattccttttgcatccgttgttgggagtttgatgtatgtgcagATTTGTACGAGACCAGATATTAGTTTTGCAATTGGGATGCTCGAAAGGTACCAAAGTAATCCcggaatggagcattggaaagctggAAAGAAAGTTTTGAGGTACTTAAAAGGAACCAGACAATGTTTGCTCACATATAGGAGAATAGATCAGTTGAAGGTGGTTGGCTACTCTGACTCAGATTTTGCTGGATGCGTTGATAGTCGTAAGTCAACATATGGCTATTTGTTCCTATTAGAtggaggagcaatatcatggaagagccccaaacagactatcatagcagcatttactatggaagctgaatttgtggcgTGCTTTGAGGCCACGATTCAGGCTTTGTGGTTGCGGAACTTTATCTCAGGACTTGGGATTGTCGACAGTATAGCCAGGCCGttgagaatttattgtgataatttcgcagcagtctttttctccaaaaacgaCAAATACTCTAATGGCGCTAAGCATATGGAGCTCAAGTATTTGGCCATTAAAAAGGAAGTTCGGAAACAGACAATACTTATAGAATGTATAAGGACTGAActcatgatagcagatcctttaaggaaaggattgacaccaaaggcatttaaagaacatgctgatcacataagtctttgttgtaatccttgatgtatgatagtggatctttatgttttgttctataacatgtataatgatatcaataaaagtgtttctGAACATTATTTCTGTTTACCATAAATCACGTGATTATGGACATGGTTCACTCTTAAACagaaatggtctttgacaaaTACATTATAGGGACAATTTGGTAACTTCCTATTATAGATCATAGTTAAGTGGTTTATTAGTATTGTGGTACATGAAGGGAAGATGTCGCTCTAATGATATTTACCGTCATGACTCGTACAAATGGGTTGCTTGATTATGATATTATGTTAATCtcattgaaaagtataaataagTTAATATTTTGTGCATATTATGGTTATTTGTTaatccatattaatatcattcatatgggccaagtgggagaatgtagaatttatatcccaaaggatatgccccacatgaatgatatgggtcccacatgtagggtatgtgtcccatatgataaggatataaTTAATGGTTGTATGGATTAACTAAAGGGTTGGCTTATTTAATATGAAtaattaatggtggaagtttgaagagattcctatacatatatatatatatatatatatatatatatatatatatatatatatatatatatattagctactattatggggagTAGCTATCAGAGCATGCTATACATCAAGCTAAGCTCTAAGGGTAAGAAAAAAGAGAGCAAAAGAAGAGAGAGGAAAAGTTAAGCTCTTAAGCTCTAAGGGGTTAGCTGCATGGTAATGTTAGCTgcaaagaaaagataggaagTAAAGAATTGTCTtctctctgcctctacttctctaatcatcaggagatccCATAGATTTGGTgaaggaagaaaagagaaagaggaaaagtgggagaaacgatttctttGGATTCTCCGGGTGTTCATCTCGATAGGTTTGATATGGCCGATTCTGATATGTAAAGTTTATAGTttatgaattatttatttttctgcataAAGGTTATTGATGTGAAGATCATAATAATTGAAAATCCTTGACTGcgatatatttatgaaaattttctttcaGGATTTGGTGGCGGGGTTTGGTACTAATGATCAACGGTGACTACTTCTTCCACCGGCGCGGTAGTTGGCATGTTGATTAGCTGGCCAAGCCAAACGGGCGGGCCGACCGTGGCGGTCCTCCACCACAACCAGGCGGCCGCCACCACTGGCCCCACCACCACTTTGCTTCTAACTACCTTCTCAATTGAATCTAATATCACAGTACTAGCACCCATCTCTTCTACCACTGGTACTACTACTTCCACCTGCTCTAATTGCTCTTATTGAttcaccatatatatatattatcatcgttgtcatcattattattatatacatctGTGTACATAATATTTTCCTCTAATGGGGTACCCCTCTCAAAGTTCCAACctaatatcttttaaaataataaagtctTCGGTGTGATTGTTTAGAATTTAAAAGAtactttaaagaaaaaaaatacaggTGATTTTGTTGTTCTATGTTTGATTATcaagtaaaataaaaatgaaaatgaaatatatatttaattaaataataaattgtaATTTATTActtgttttttatattttaattatattaaaataaatttgtatttttaattcctttcttttttccttcATCCAAACAAAACTCCTTTGCCAAAGCTAGTTTAGGAtagtgaaaaagaaaatgaaagaaaaatagaaggaaaatcaagtattaatgatatgaaaaattaaatttttattcactATTTTGGtactttttttatttcctttttcacttTCCCGATAAccatacatgaaaaaaaaaaatgaatccattcgtgttttttttttcctttttctagtCTTTTCTAAATTCCAAACAAGGCCTAAGCATTCAAACAAAATCCTTTTTCTTTAATAAATTTGTTTAAACCTCTAATTATCGGAACATAGTTACAAAATATCGATTTGTTCAAATATTGAATGTATattcaatataaaaataattaagtaCGATTCTTCCATACATTTTTTTGCATTTCTATTGTTGACTTtttcaaatgaaaaattattggaaaaaaacatttttgacttCATGGATTTATAAATTGCGGAAAGAGTGAAGCTTGCATTCAACGATGAGCAAACCAGTCAACGAGTAGAGCAGTTAAATGGCCCCGCTTCTAGACGTCTTATAATTTTGTAACTTAACTTCAGCATTGAGTATATGAACATTGACGAAAAAAAGTTATAGATTATGTAGAGATAGTTAAGCTTTAGAAATTTAATGTTTTGATTCAACCATAAAAAGGATTAGAAGGAATATACATTAGGTAGCAGTCTAGAAGATTGATTTGCATAATCCAAGACAAATgtaaatttttgaaaaagagaaaaagggTAAGGAAATATTTAGATCTCGTTTAAttgtaggaaatattttttattttaattattctttaattatgtatatatatatatatatatatatatatatatatcaatggagttgatagctattattattattattattattgtatttgtaACTCCTATTATGTTTGAGCTAGCTACACAACCAAAGTAGTATATGTCCATTGTCACACAAAGTTTGAAAAGAATATTCTAACAGTTATCTCAACGGGTGGTTAATAAAATCTCAAGATATTTTGATCATCTTCCATTTCATACccttttttcactttttttcaaGGTAAACTTGAAGTTTTTGATAATAATGTAACCTTCAAAGTTAAAACTATCAATAAAAAAGTTGCAAATTCAAACTGtaaaatcaaaagaaatagaataaaatttatcacttgatttaaTCAGATATTTcacttttaaatttttatttcatgaTTTTCTTACCTCATTCCATTCAACAAACCAAACATTCAATAAGTAAATTAAGTAGTAAAAGAACGATAGCCCTAAAATCTGAAAGTAAAGAATCTCGCTTCTACATGCATTGTACTGTATATAATAGTATGTCACACTTAAAAGAAGTTCAGGATAAATTGGTAATATACTTTTAAAAAATTGCATTTTAGATATTGCCAATACccaataaaagaaaaagaagaaacaaataaaaCAGATATAAAAATAAACGAGATTCTAAATAAGTGCACTAGTGAGATTTAGAAAGGGCTCCAAATTACTTGCGTCTTCAAGATGCTTGGACGTTCTGCTTTTTAGCTTCATACTGAATGCATCTTGAACCACATACTCGACATGCATATGATTTTTGTATATTAGTTTAAAATATGGCCATGTTTTGTATTTTGAATCCCCATTAAGCCTACTTATGTTCAGAATCAATTTTCCAATTCCAAGAATGTGAAGTACCACTACACACAAAATACATACGTACAGATTTTTTTAGACCACGAGAATGTTGATTAACTGGTACAAAAGGGGATTTACATATGATAAGGTACCCAGAGGCCTGTAAATTTACATTGATCCGTGCAAGAAGTCTCACCTCCTTAGAGAACACTACGGTAGGGTTCAAAGAAATATAACTTTCC
This genomic stretch from Malania oleifera isolate guangnan ecotype guangnan chromosome 3, ASM2987363v1, whole genome shotgun sequence harbors:
- the LOC131150939 gene encoding ricin-like, with the protein product MENSVLDSIGKVVRSKIVMVLVVVVAAWLWWRTPDHHQTTPPGQPPSRTDAIPIYASPGLRLNYPTVRFSTSGLDRRDYNEFVKLLRSRVANPDDTRHGIPVLRQRGTVPDTQRFLLVELTNMAEESVTLAIDVTDLYVVGYRVGDRSYFFRGVPSEATENLFDGTDQRTFTFTGDYTQLRPIAGFQYLDDITLGFNQLDESIHTLVHDSDTQGDQSNLARSLIICIIMISEAVRFPYIQRTLAGTIGNGEYGSFNRNAAVVSLINNWQDLSEAVQQTNEDGVFHRQIQLQRQNYDRFYITNVMPDIVSVIGVMMYICAKPPTPRSSYLRSVAGGSFFRNNDKTCADPEPTVRISGRDGLCADVSGGHYNDGDPIILWPCKSNTDANQLWSLKRDGTIRSNGKCLSSSFGRFTHLSTVMIYDCSKATTAATRWKVWDNGTIINSDSSLVLTAESGTKATQLKVKVNQYYTSQSWLASNFSEPFVASSIVGLNDLCLQATGNGVWLEKCVSNKASQKWALYPDRSIRPQENRDLCLSCNTDESSSDLNIVNLRSCSSASAGQQWMFRNNGAILNFYTGLVMDVRKSDPSLHQIIAWPPNRTPNQEWLPLF